The following proteins are encoded in a genomic region of Rissa tridactyla isolate bRisTri1 chromosome 5, bRisTri1.patW.cur.20221130, whole genome shotgun sequence:
- the GSR gene encoding glutathione reductase, mitochondrial isoform X1, with protein sequence MAAAAYELLVLGGGSGGLAGARRAAELGARVALVEPRRFGGTCVNVGCVPKKVMWNAAVHAEFIHDHADYGFETPGVKFNWRTIKEKRDAYVRRLNDIYENNLKKAHIDIIRGYGKFTADPQPTVEVDGKKYTAPHILIATGGRPAVPADSEIPGASLGITSDGFFDLEELPRRSVIVGAGYIAVEIAGILSTLGSKSALLIRQDKVLRTFDSMISSNCTQELENTGVEVWKHTEVKTVTKSPCGLLDVTVTSAVPGRKPTEGVIRDVDCLLWAVGREPNTEDLCLDQVGVQVDAKGHVVVDEYQNTTRKGIYAVGDVCGRALLTPVAIAAGRKLAHRLFEEKQESRLDYRDIPTVVFSHPPIGTVGLTEEEAVATHGKENVKIYSTSFTPLYHAVTQRKVKCVMKLVCAGKEEKVVGLHMQGLGCDEMLQGFAVAIKMGATKADLDNTVAIHPTSAEELVTLR encoded by the exons ATGGCGGCGGCCGCCTAcgagctgctggtgctgggcgGAGGGtccggggggctggcgggggcccggcgggcggccgAGCTGGGGGCCCGCGTCGCTTTGGTGGAACCGCGTCGCTTCGGAGGCACCTGC GTCAATGTCGGGTGCGTGCCAAAGAAG gtgATGTGGAACGCGGCGGTCCACGCGGAGTTCATCCACGACCACGCCGACTACGGCTTCGAAACCCCCGGCGTCAAGTTCAACTGGAG AACAATTAAAGAGAAGCGCGACGCTTACGTGAGGCGCCTGAACGACATCTACGAAAACAACTTAAAGAAG GCTCACATCGACATCATTCGGGGCTACGGCAAGTTCACCGCCGATCCCCAGCCCACCGTGGAAGTGGACGGGAAGAAGTACACGGCTCCGCACATCCTTATAGCCACGGGCGGGCGCCCGGCTGTCCCTGCCGACAGCGAAATTCCCG GTGCCAGCCTGGGGATAACCAGCGACGGATTCTTCGACCTGGAGGAGCTGCCCAG GCGCAGCGTTATCGTGGGTGCCGGCTACATCGCGGTGGAGATTGCGGGGATCCTCTCCACCCTGGGCTCCAAGTCAGCCCTGCTGATCCGCCAGGACAAG GTCCTGAGGACCTTCGACTCCATGATCAGCTCGAACTGCACCCAGGAGCTGGAGAACACCGGGGTGGAGGTCTGGAAGCACACGGAG GTGAAGACGGTCACCAAGTCCCCTTGCGGGCTGCTGGATGTGACGGTGACCTCCGCGGTGCCCGGCCGCAAGCCGACGGAGGGAGTGATCCGGGACGTGGACTGCCTGCTCTGGGCCGTGGGGCGGGAGCCCAACACCGAGGACCTGTGCCTGGACCAAGTG GGTGTGCAGGTGGACGCCAAGGGCCATGTGGTGGTGGATGAGTACCAGAACACCACCAGGAAAGGGATCTACGCCGTCGGGGACGTCTGCGGGAgagccctcctcaccccag TGGCCATCGCGGCCGGCAGAAAGCTGGCCCACAGGCTCTTCGAGGAGAAGCAGGAGTCCCGGCTGGACTACCGGGACATCCCCACCGTCGTCTTCAGCCACCCGCCCATCGGCACCGTGGGCCTCACGGAAG aggaggccgTGGCCACGCACGGCAAGGAGAACGTGAAGATCTACAGCACGTCCTTCACCCCCTTGTACCACGCCGTCACCCAGAGGAAGGTGAAGTGTGTCATGAAGCTGGTGTGCGCTGGCAAGGAGGAGAAG GTGGTGGGATTGCACATGCAAGGGCTGGGCTGCGACGAAATGCTGCAGGGCTTCGCCGTGGCCATCAAAATGGGGGCCACCAAGGCCGACCTGGACAACACCGTGGCCATTCACCCCACTTCTGCCGAAGAGCTGGTGACGCTGCGCTGA
- the GSR gene encoding glutathione reductase, mitochondrial isoform X2 — translation MAAAAYELLVLGGGSGGLAGARRAAELGARVALVEPRRFGGTCVNVGCVPKKVMWNAAVHAEFIHDHADYGFETPGVKFNWRTIKEKRDAYVRRLNDIYENNLKKAHIDIIRGYGKFTADPQPTVEVDGKKYTAPHILIATGGRPAVPADSEIPGASLGITSDGFFDLEELPRRSVIVGAGYIAVEIAGILSTLGSKSALLIRQDKVKTVTKSPCGLLDVTVTSAVPGRKPTEGVIRDVDCLLWAVGREPNTEDLCLDQVGVQVDAKGHVVVDEYQNTTRKGIYAVGDVCGRALLTPVAIAAGRKLAHRLFEEKQESRLDYRDIPTVVFSHPPIGTVGLTEEEAVATHGKENVKIYSTSFTPLYHAVTQRKVKCVMKLVCAGKEEKVVGLHMQGLGCDEMLQGFAVAIKMGATKADLDNTVAIHPTSAEELVTLR, via the exons ATGGCGGCGGCCGCCTAcgagctgctggtgctgggcgGAGGGtccggggggctggcgggggcccggcgggcggccgAGCTGGGGGCCCGCGTCGCTTTGGTGGAACCGCGTCGCTTCGGAGGCACCTGC GTCAATGTCGGGTGCGTGCCAAAGAAG gtgATGTGGAACGCGGCGGTCCACGCGGAGTTCATCCACGACCACGCCGACTACGGCTTCGAAACCCCCGGCGTCAAGTTCAACTGGAG AACAATTAAAGAGAAGCGCGACGCTTACGTGAGGCGCCTGAACGACATCTACGAAAACAACTTAAAGAAG GCTCACATCGACATCATTCGGGGCTACGGCAAGTTCACCGCCGATCCCCAGCCCACCGTGGAAGTGGACGGGAAGAAGTACACGGCTCCGCACATCCTTATAGCCACGGGCGGGCGCCCGGCTGTCCCTGCCGACAGCGAAATTCCCG GTGCCAGCCTGGGGATAACCAGCGACGGATTCTTCGACCTGGAGGAGCTGCCCAG GCGCAGCGTTATCGTGGGTGCCGGCTACATCGCGGTGGAGATTGCGGGGATCCTCTCCACCCTGGGCTCCAAGTCAGCCCTGCTGATCCGCCAGGACAAG GTGAAGACGGTCACCAAGTCCCCTTGCGGGCTGCTGGATGTGACGGTGACCTCCGCGGTGCCCGGCCGCAAGCCGACGGAGGGAGTGATCCGGGACGTGGACTGCCTGCTCTGGGCCGTGGGGCGGGAGCCCAACACCGAGGACCTGTGCCTGGACCAAGTG GGTGTGCAGGTGGACGCCAAGGGCCATGTGGTGGTGGATGAGTACCAGAACACCACCAGGAAAGGGATCTACGCCGTCGGGGACGTCTGCGGGAgagccctcctcaccccag TGGCCATCGCGGCCGGCAGAAAGCTGGCCCACAGGCTCTTCGAGGAGAAGCAGGAGTCCCGGCTGGACTACCGGGACATCCCCACCGTCGTCTTCAGCCACCCGCCCATCGGCACCGTGGGCCTCACGGAAG aggaggccgTGGCCACGCACGGCAAGGAGAACGTGAAGATCTACAGCACGTCCTTCACCCCCTTGTACCACGCCGTCACCCAGAGGAAGGTGAAGTGTGTCATGAAGCTGGTGTGCGCTGGCAAGGAGGAGAAG GTGGTGGGATTGCACATGCAAGGGCTGGGCTGCGACGAAATGCTGCAGGGCTTCGCCGTGGCCATCAAAATGGGGGCCACCAAGGCCGACCTGGACAACACCGTGGCCATTCACCCCACTTCTGCCGAAGAGCTGGTGACGCTGCGCTGA
- the LOC128910154 gene encoding glutathione reductase-like, which yields MPPPHLRTWWPPAQVPHGHRLSHPTWATFRGVRHFPRQGVQVDAKGHVVVDEYQNTTRKGIYAVGDVCGRALLTPVAIAAGRKLAHRLFEEKQESRLDYRDIPTVVFSHPPIGTVGLTEEEAVATHGKENVKIYSTSFTPLYHAVTQRKVKCVMKLVCAGKEEKVVGLHMQGLGCDEMLQGFAVAIKMGATKADLDNTVAIHPTSAEELVTLR from the exons ATGCCACCCCCCCATCTGCGAACATGGTGGCCACCGGCACAGGTCCCCCATGGGCATCGCTTGTCCCATCCCACCTGGGCCACGTTCCGAGGTGTCCGCCATTTCCCACGGCAGGGTGTGCAGGTGGACGCCAAGGGCCATGTGGTGGTGGATGAGTACCAGAACACCACCAGGAAAGGGATCTACGCCGTCGGGGACGTCTGCGGGAgagccctcctcaccccag TGGCCATCGCAGCCGGCAGAAAGCTGGCCCACAGGCTCTTCGAGGAGAAGCAGGAGTCCCGGCTGGACTACCGGGACATCCCCACCGTCGTCTTCAGCCACCCGCCCATCGGCACCGTGGGCCTCACGGAAG aggaggccgTGGCCACGCACGGCAAGGAGAACGTGAAGATCTACAGCACGTCCTTCACCCCCTTGTACCACGCCGTCACCCAGAGGAAGGTGAAGTGCGTCATGAAGCTGGTGTGCGCTGGCAAGGAGGAGAAG GTGGTGGGATTGCACATGCAAGGGCTGGGCTGCGACGAAATGCTGCAGGGCTTCGCCGTGGCCATCAAAATGGGGGCCACCAAGGCCGACCTGGACAACACCGTGGCCATTCACCCCACTTCTGCCGAAGAGCTGGTGACGCTGCGCTGA